One genomic window of Monodelphis domestica isolate mMonDom1 chromosome 1, mMonDom1.pri, whole genome shotgun sequence includes the following:
- the CBFA2T3 gene encoding protein CBFA2T3 isoform X2 yields the protein MPDSPAEVKTQSRSTPPSMPPPPPAVTQGATRHPSFTPNPNREDGPPTFLPPGRFHGCLKWSMVCLLMNGSSHSPTAINGAPSTPNGFSNGPATSSTASLSNQQLPPACGARQLSKLKRFLTTLQQFGNDISPEIGERVRTLVLGLVNSTLTIEEFHSKLQEATNFPLRPFVIPFLKANLPLLQRELLHCARLAKQTPAQYLAQHEQLLLDANASSPIDSSELLLEVNENGKRRTPDRTKENGLDRDPLHPEHLSKRPCTLSPAQRYSPSNGLSHQPNGLPHPTPPPPQHYRLEDMAVAHHYRDTYRPPDPRELRERHRQVAVHGSRQEEVIDHRLTDREWAEEWKHLNNLLNCIMDMVEKTRRSLTVLRRCQEADREELNHWIRRYSDAEDMKKGPIPAPSRPHNSSSNSEGPQLESHREFVPRPLSGYMPEEIWRKAEEAVNEVKRQAMSELQKAVSDAERKAHELITTERAKMERALAEAKRQASEDALTVVNQQEDSSESCWNCGRKASETCSGCNTARYCGSFCQHKDWEKHHHVCGQTLQGLQAAAGPTPANGVGLGGVGPAQPDVVAVAVATSPSETSSAAASRSGTPATPAPLETASR from the exons ATCGAGAAGATGGGCCTCCCACGTTTCTGCCCCCTGGCCGATTTCATGGCTGCTTGAAATGGTCTATGGTCTGTCTTt TGATGAATGGAAGTAGCCATTCCCCGACAGCAATCAATGGAGCCCCATCGACTCCCAACGGGTTCAGCAATGGCCCAGCCACCTCTTCTACAGCCTCGCTGTCTAACCAGCAGCTCCCACCAGCCTGTGGCGCACGACAACTCAGCAAACTCAAACGCTTTCTTACAACCCTGCAGCAGTTTGGAAATGACATCTCTCCTGAGATCGGGGAGCGGGTCCGCACCTTGGTGCTGGGGCTGGTG aATTCAACCCTGACAATTGAGGAGTTCCATTCCAAACTCCAAGAAGCCACCAATTTTCCTCTGCGTCCATTTGTCATTCCCTTCCTGAAG GCAAACCTGCCCTTACTGCAGCGGGAGCTCCTCCACTGTGCCCGCTTGGCCAAGCAGACCCCAGCCCAGTACCTGGCCCAACATGAGCAGCTCCTGCTAGATGCCAACGCTTCTTCTCCCATAGACTCCTCCGAGCTTCTCCTGGAAGTCAATGAGAATGGCAAGAGGAGGACACCAGACAG GACCAAAGAGAATGGGTTAGACCGAGACCCACTGCACCCCGAACACCTCAGTAAACGGCCATGCACCCTGAGCCCTGCCCAGAGGTACAGCCCCAGCAACGGGCTGAGCCACCAACCCAACGGGCTGCCCCACCCCACGCCTCCCCCGCCTCAGCACTACCGCCTCGAGGACATGGCTGTGGCCCACCACTACAGGGACACCTACCGGCCTCCCGACCCCCGAGAGCTGCGGGAGCGCCATCGGCAAGTCG ccGTCCATGGCTCCCGACAAGAAGAAGTGATAGACCACAGGCTCACAGACCGAGAGTGGGCAGAGGAGTGGAAGCACCTCAACAAT CTCCTGAACTGTATCATGGATATGGTGGAAAAGACACGGCGTTCTCTCACGGTGCTGCGCCGATGCCAGGAGGCTGACCGGGAGGAGCTTAACCACTGGATCCGGCGTTACAGCGATGCCGAAGACATGAAGAAGGGCCCCATCCCTGCCCCATCCCGCCCACACAATAGTTCCTCCAATTCAGAGGGTCCCCAGTTAG AAAGTCACCGGGAGTTTGTACCCCGGCCTCTATCCGGTTATATGCCAGAAGAAATCTGGAGAAAAGCTG AGGAAGCTGTGAATGAGGTCAAGCGACAGGCGATGTCCGAGCTGCAGAAGGCCGTGTCGGATGCAGAGCGTAAAGCCCACGAACTCATCACGACCGAGCGAGCGAAGATGGAGCGGGCCCTGGCCGAGGCCAAGCGGCAGGCCTCTGAGGATGCCCTGACCGTCGTCAATCAGCAGGAAGACTCCAGCGAG agctgTTGGAACTGTGGGCGCAAAGCCAGCGAGACCTGCAGCGGCTGCAACACTGCCCGCTACTGCGGCTCCTTCTGCCAGCACAAGGACTGGGAGAAACACCACCACGTGTGTGGCCAGACACTCCAGGGCCTCCAGGCAGCAGCCGGCCCCACTCCGGCCAACGGGGTGGGGCTGGGCGGGGTGGGCCCCGCCCAGCCGGACGTAGTAGCCGTGGCTGTGGCCACGAGCCCCAGCGAGACCAGCTCAGCAGCCGCCTCCCGCTCGGGCACCCCGGCCACTCCAGCTCCCCTGGAAACTGCCTCCCGCTAG
- the CBFA2T3 gene encoding protein CBFA2T3 isoform X3: protein MPDSPAEVKTQSRSTPPSMPPPPPAVTQGATRHPSFTPNPMMNGSSHSPTAINGAPSTPNGFSNGPATSSTASLSNQQLPPACGARQLSKLKRFLTTLQQFGNDISPEIGERVRTLVLGLVNSTLTIEEFHSKLQEATNFPLRPFVIPFLKANLPLLQRELLHCARLAKQTPAQYLAQHEQLLLDANASSPIDSSELLLEVNENGKRRTPDRTKENGLDRDPLHPEHLSKRPCTLSPAQRYSPSNGLSHQPNGLPHPTPPPPQHYRLEDMAVAHHYRDTYRPPDPRELRERHRQVAVHGSRQEEVIDHRLTDREWAEEWKHLNNLLNCIMDMVEKTRRSLTVLRRCQEADREELNHWIRRYSDAEDMKKGPIPAPSRPHNSSSNSEGPQLESHREFVPRPLSGYMPEEIWRKAEEAVNEVKRQAMSELQKAVSDAERKAHELITTERAKMERALAEAKRQASEDALTVVNQQEDSSESCWNCGRKASETCSGCNTARYCGSFCQHKDWEKHHHVCGQTLQGLQAAAGPTPANGVGLGGVGPAQPDVVAVAVATSPSETSSAAASRSGTPATPAPLETASR from the exons TGATGAATGGAAGTAGCCATTCCCCGACAGCAATCAATGGAGCCCCATCGACTCCCAACGGGTTCAGCAATGGCCCAGCCACCTCTTCTACAGCCTCGCTGTCTAACCAGCAGCTCCCACCAGCCTGTGGCGCACGACAACTCAGCAAACTCAAACGCTTTCTTACAACCCTGCAGCAGTTTGGAAATGACATCTCTCCTGAGATCGGGGAGCGGGTCCGCACCTTGGTGCTGGGGCTGGTG aATTCAACCCTGACAATTGAGGAGTTCCATTCCAAACTCCAAGAAGCCACCAATTTTCCTCTGCGTCCATTTGTCATTCCCTTCCTGAAG GCAAACCTGCCCTTACTGCAGCGGGAGCTCCTCCACTGTGCCCGCTTGGCCAAGCAGACCCCAGCCCAGTACCTGGCCCAACATGAGCAGCTCCTGCTAGATGCCAACGCTTCTTCTCCCATAGACTCCTCCGAGCTTCTCCTGGAAGTCAATGAGAATGGCAAGAGGAGGACACCAGACAG GACCAAAGAGAATGGGTTAGACCGAGACCCACTGCACCCCGAACACCTCAGTAAACGGCCATGCACCCTGAGCCCTGCCCAGAGGTACAGCCCCAGCAACGGGCTGAGCCACCAACCCAACGGGCTGCCCCACCCCACGCCTCCCCCGCCTCAGCACTACCGCCTCGAGGACATGGCTGTGGCCCACCACTACAGGGACACCTACCGGCCTCCCGACCCCCGAGAGCTGCGGGAGCGCCATCGGCAAGTCG ccGTCCATGGCTCCCGACAAGAAGAAGTGATAGACCACAGGCTCACAGACCGAGAGTGGGCAGAGGAGTGGAAGCACCTCAACAAT CTCCTGAACTGTATCATGGATATGGTGGAAAAGACACGGCGTTCTCTCACGGTGCTGCGCCGATGCCAGGAGGCTGACCGGGAGGAGCTTAACCACTGGATCCGGCGTTACAGCGATGCCGAAGACATGAAGAAGGGCCCCATCCCTGCCCCATCCCGCCCACACAATAGTTCCTCCAATTCAGAGGGTCCCCAGTTAG AAAGTCACCGGGAGTTTGTACCCCGGCCTCTATCCGGTTATATGCCAGAAGAAATCTGGAGAAAAGCTG AGGAAGCTGTGAATGAGGTCAAGCGACAGGCGATGTCCGAGCTGCAGAAGGCCGTGTCGGATGCAGAGCGTAAAGCCCACGAACTCATCACGACCGAGCGAGCGAAGATGGAGCGGGCCCTGGCCGAGGCCAAGCGGCAGGCCTCTGAGGATGCCCTGACCGTCGTCAATCAGCAGGAAGACTCCAGCGAG agctgTTGGAACTGTGGGCGCAAAGCCAGCGAGACCTGCAGCGGCTGCAACACTGCCCGCTACTGCGGCTCCTTCTGCCAGCACAAGGACTGGGAGAAACACCACCACGTGTGTGGCCAGACACTCCAGGGCCTCCAGGCAGCAGCCGGCCCCACTCCGGCCAACGGGGTGGGGCTGGGCGGGGTGGGCCCCGCCCAGCCGGACGTAGTAGCCGTGGCTGTGGCCACGAGCCCCAGCGAGACCAGCTCAGCAGCCGCCTCCCGCTCGGGCACCCCGGCCACTCCAGCTCCCCTGGAAACTGCCTCCCGCTAG
- the CBFA2T3 gene encoding protein CBFA2T3 isoform X1, producing MPDSPAEVKTQSRSTPPSMPPPPPAVTQGATRHPSFTPNPNREDGPPTFLPPGRFHGCLKWSMVCLSRASERASASGSEPQQARERQGCWLPGRPKHGGQVMNGSSHSPTAINGAPSTPNGFSNGPATSSTASLSNQQLPPACGARQLSKLKRFLTTLQQFGNDISPEIGERVRTLVLGLVNSTLTIEEFHSKLQEATNFPLRPFVIPFLKANLPLLQRELLHCARLAKQTPAQYLAQHEQLLLDANASSPIDSSELLLEVNENGKRRTPDRTKENGLDRDPLHPEHLSKRPCTLSPAQRYSPSNGLSHQPNGLPHPTPPPPQHYRLEDMAVAHHYRDTYRPPDPRELRERHRQVAVHGSRQEEVIDHRLTDREWAEEWKHLNNLLNCIMDMVEKTRRSLTVLRRCQEADREELNHWIRRYSDAEDMKKGPIPAPSRPHNSSSNSEGPQLESHREFVPRPLSGYMPEEIWRKAEEAVNEVKRQAMSELQKAVSDAERKAHELITTERAKMERALAEAKRQASEDALTVVNQQEDSSESCWNCGRKASETCSGCNTARYCGSFCQHKDWEKHHHVCGQTLQGLQAAAGPTPANGVGLGGVGPAQPDVVAVAVATSPSETSSAAASRSGTPATPAPLETASR from the exons ATCGAGAAGATGGGCCTCCCACGTTTCTGCCCCCTGGCCGATTTCATGGCTGCTTGAAATGGTCTATGGTCTGTCTTt CTAGAGCGAGCGAGAGAGCGAGTGCGAGCGGGAGCGAACCTCAGCAGGCGCGGGAGAGGCAGGGCTGCTGGCTTCCAGGACGACCCAAACACGGCGGGCAAG TGATGAATGGAAGTAGCCATTCCCCGACAGCAATCAATGGAGCCCCATCGACTCCCAACGGGTTCAGCAATGGCCCAGCCACCTCTTCTACAGCCTCGCTGTCTAACCAGCAGCTCCCACCAGCCTGTGGCGCACGACAACTCAGCAAACTCAAACGCTTTCTTACAACCCTGCAGCAGTTTGGAAATGACATCTCTCCTGAGATCGGGGAGCGGGTCCGCACCTTGGTGCTGGGGCTGGTG aATTCAACCCTGACAATTGAGGAGTTCCATTCCAAACTCCAAGAAGCCACCAATTTTCCTCTGCGTCCATTTGTCATTCCCTTCCTGAAG GCAAACCTGCCCTTACTGCAGCGGGAGCTCCTCCACTGTGCCCGCTTGGCCAAGCAGACCCCAGCCCAGTACCTGGCCCAACATGAGCAGCTCCTGCTAGATGCCAACGCTTCTTCTCCCATAGACTCCTCCGAGCTTCTCCTGGAAGTCAATGAGAATGGCAAGAGGAGGACACCAGACAG GACCAAAGAGAATGGGTTAGACCGAGACCCACTGCACCCCGAACACCTCAGTAAACGGCCATGCACCCTGAGCCCTGCCCAGAGGTACAGCCCCAGCAACGGGCTGAGCCACCAACCCAACGGGCTGCCCCACCCCACGCCTCCCCCGCCTCAGCACTACCGCCTCGAGGACATGGCTGTGGCCCACCACTACAGGGACACCTACCGGCCTCCCGACCCCCGAGAGCTGCGGGAGCGCCATCGGCAAGTCG ccGTCCATGGCTCCCGACAAGAAGAAGTGATAGACCACAGGCTCACAGACCGAGAGTGGGCAGAGGAGTGGAAGCACCTCAACAAT CTCCTGAACTGTATCATGGATATGGTGGAAAAGACACGGCGTTCTCTCACGGTGCTGCGCCGATGCCAGGAGGCTGACCGGGAGGAGCTTAACCACTGGATCCGGCGTTACAGCGATGCCGAAGACATGAAGAAGGGCCCCATCCCTGCCCCATCCCGCCCACACAATAGTTCCTCCAATTCAGAGGGTCCCCAGTTAG AAAGTCACCGGGAGTTTGTACCCCGGCCTCTATCCGGTTATATGCCAGAAGAAATCTGGAGAAAAGCTG AGGAAGCTGTGAATGAGGTCAAGCGACAGGCGATGTCCGAGCTGCAGAAGGCCGTGTCGGATGCAGAGCGTAAAGCCCACGAACTCATCACGACCGAGCGAGCGAAGATGGAGCGGGCCCTGGCCGAGGCCAAGCGGCAGGCCTCTGAGGATGCCCTGACCGTCGTCAATCAGCAGGAAGACTCCAGCGAG agctgTTGGAACTGTGGGCGCAAAGCCAGCGAGACCTGCAGCGGCTGCAACACTGCCCGCTACTGCGGCTCCTTCTGCCAGCACAAGGACTGGGAGAAACACCACCACGTGTGTGGCCAGACACTCCAGGGCCTCCAGGCAGCAGCCGGCCCCACTCCGGCCAACGGGGTGGGGCTGGGCGGGGTGGGCCCCGCCCAGCCGGACGTAGTAGCCGTGGCTGTGGCCACGAGCCCCAGCGAGACCAGCTCAGCAGCCGCCTCCCGCTCGGGCACCCCGGCCACTCCAGCTCCCCTGGAAACTGCCTCCCGCTAG
- the CBFA2T3 gene encoding protein CBFA2T3 isoform X4, with protein MNGSSHSPTAINGAPSTPNGFSNGPATSSTASLSNQQLPPACGARQLSKLKRFLTTLQQFGNDISPEIGERVRTLVLGLVNSTLTIEEFHSKLQEATNFPLRPFVIPFLKANLPLLQRELLHCARLAKQTPAQYLAQHEQLLLDANASSPIDSSELLLEVNENGKRRTPDRTKENGLDRDPLHPEHLSKRPCTLSPAQRYSPSNGLSHQPNGLPHPTPPPPQHYRLEDMAVAHHYRDTYRPPDPRELRERHRQVAVHGSRQEEVIDHRLTDREWAEEWKHLNNLLNCIMDMVEKTRRSLTVLRRCQEADREELNHWIRRYSDAEDMKKGPIPAPSRPHNSSSNSEGPQLESHREFVPRPLSGYMPEEIWRKAEEAVNEVKRQAMSELQKAVSDAERKAHELITTERAKMERALAEAKRQASEDALTVVNQQEDSSESCWNCGRKASETCSGCNTARYCGSFCQHKDWEKHHHVCGQTLQGLQAAAGPTPANGVGLGGVGPAQPDVVAVAVATSPSETSSAAASRSGTPATPAPLETASR; from the exons ATGAATGGAAGTAGCCATTCCCCGACAGCAATCAATGGAGCCCCATCGACTCCCAACGGGTTCAGCAATGGCCCAGCCACCTCTTCTACAGCCTCGCTGTCTAACCAGCAGCTCCCACCAGCCTGTGGCGCACGACAACTCAGCAAACTCAAACGCTTTCTTACAACCCTGCAGCAGTTTGGAAATGACATCTCTCCTGAGATCGGGGAGCGGGTCCGCACCTTGGTGCTGGGGCTGGTG aATTCAACCCTGACAATTGAGGAGTTCCATTCCAAACTCCAAGAAGCCACCAATTTTCCTCTGCGTCCATTTGTCATTCCCTTCCTGAAG GCAAACCTGCCCTTACTGCAGCGGGAGCTCCTCCACTGTGCCCGCTTGGCCAAGCAGACCCCAGCCCAGTACCTGGCCCAACATGAGCAGCTCCTGCTAGATGCCAACGCTTCTTCTCCCATAGACTCCTCCGAGCTTCTCCTGGAAGTCAATGAGAATGGCAAGAGGAGGACACCAGACAG GACCAAAGAGAATGGGTTAGACCGAGACCCACTGCACCCCGAACACCTCAGTAAACGGCCATGCACCCTGAGCCCTGCCCAGAGGTACAGCCCCAGCAACGGGCTGAGCCACCAACCCAACGGGCTGCCCCACCCCACGCCTCCCCCGCCTCAGCACTACCGCCTCGAGGACATGGCTGTGGCCCACCACTACAGGGACACCTACCGGCCTCCCGACCCCCGAGAGCTGCGGGAGCGCCATCGGCAAGTCG ccGTCCATGGCTCCCGACAAGAAGAAGTGATAGACCACAGGCTCACAGACCGAGAGTGGGCAGAGGAGTGGAAGCACCTCAACAAT CTCCTGAACTGTATCATGGATATGGTGGAAAAGACACGGCGTTCTCTCACGGTGCTGCGCCGATGCCAGGAGGCTGACCGGGAGGAGCTTAACCACTGGATCCGGCGTTACAGCGATGCCGAAGACATGAAGAAGGGCCCCATCCCTGCCCCATCCCGCCCACACAATAGTTCCTCCAATTCAGAGGGTCCCCAGTTAG AAAGTCACCGGGAGTTTGTACCCCGGCCTCTATCCGGTTATATGCCAGAAGAAATCTGGAGAAAAGCTG AGGAAGCTGTGAATGAGGTCAAGCGACAGGCGATGTCCGAGCTGCAGAAGGCCGTGTCGGATGCAGAGCGTAAAGCCCACGAACTCATCACGACCGAGCGAGCGAAGATGGAGCGGGCCCTGGCCGAGGCCAAGCGGCAGGCCTCTGAGGATGCCCTGACCGTCGTCAATCAGCAGGAAGACTCCAGCGAG agctgTTGGAACTGTGGGCGCAAAGCCAGCGAGACCTGCAGCGGCTGCAACACTGCCCGCTACTGCGGCTCCTTCTGCCAGCACAAGGACTGGGAGAAACACCACCACGTGTGTGGCCAGACACTCCAGGGCCTCCAGGCAGCAGCCGGCCCCACTCCGGCCAACGGGGTGGGGCTGGGCGGGGTGGGCCCCGCCCAGCCGGACGTAGTAGCCGTGGCTGTGGCCACGAGCCCCAGCGAGACCAGCTCAGCAGCCGCCTCCCGCTCGGGCACCCCGGCCACTCCAGCTCCCCTGGAAACTGCCTCCCGCTAG